The Lathyrus oleraceus cultivar Zhongwan6 chromosome 5, CAAS_Psat_ZW6_1.0, whole genome shotgun sequence genome includes the window ATTGTAACAAAATTTAACTCAATTACAAAAGTTACAACTCACCAGCAAGGCTCCATAGACTTGCCATGCTTCTTGCCTTTTTATTTCATTCTTTTGCTTCTCAAGTTGCATTTCTGGCACAAGAAGATGCAAATATGGCTCGAGATTTGGAATTATAAGCAAGCGAACCTACTCAAATGAAGGAACATCGGGAATTAGTTGGCATACACAATTAGATGTTCTAAATCACAGCATAAAAGCCACCCAAGAACTCCAAAAAAGACAAATTAAGGATGTAAAGAGTAATGTGTTAACAACAGATGCATAGATTTGAGATAGTAACACCAAAGTTTAGGGGAAAAACGGAAGAGCGGCTTGTATTAAAATTAGTCGTAGCTGATAGCTACCTTCATTGAGCAACTAACCTCAGAAGAGCATCATATAATTAATGGAACCAATTTTAAAACCACAAGCCGTTATCTAACAGTCCTGCTAATATTAAAACACAGAGGCTAGAAGATGTATACCAGTCTTGATCCAAGAGCTGCTATTCCTTTAATTGCACCATAGTGTTGAGGCAGAGCTTTTGTAGGGTCCAAGAAAGTATGAAGAAATGTCCTTGTTACACGGGGCTGAAGATTGTGATACATATGCCCAAATCTGTAAAATTCAGACTAGGAACATAAGAAAACAAAAAATGTAACCAATTGATGCATACAAGATTAGAATTTCCAATTCTTCTATAGTTATAATTTTGATAAATTTCATATATCCTCATTACACGGGGCTTATGAAGCATGGAGTCTGACATTGACAAACAAAAGGCATCGACACCaatatatattaaaatttaattataattaatttaaataaGGTATTTAAAACAAGATATATTTGTCTTTTATCGAATTTAATCCTTCTACTATAACATATGATATAAGTAACAGCCTCAACAGCCAGCATTTAACGTTAAGCATATTGCACAGAGCAGTACAAATGGACCTCTCATTCCTCTTTTTTGACCTATTACctcaaatatgcattaaattcCCATTTAAGGAAGTAAAAAAAAGCTGAGAACTATCAAATTAAATCATAATTGAACGAGCTCTGCATTAATTTATACTCTTAGCATCTATTGAAAGAAGGTCCACACCTTTTACATATCAAAGCAACAAGATTAGCGCTGAAATCCCTAAGCTCCCAATGATTATCGGACAGTCTGTTTCCAAGCCTTTTTGCAACAATGCAGGTAATGATAGGCGGCATCAATTGGTGCAACTGATAGAATTTGACAAAAAATTAGATAGAAACTAAAATTCAGAAGACATGTATTAAAGATCAAGTTTCAGTAAACTACAACTGCTCTTCCGTCTTTGCTTCAGAAAATCAGATATATCCAAAATTTTGATTGAGTCATTATGTTATTTACAATATAATAGACCAATGATCAGCCTTACAACCTCATAGACATTGTTATAGAAGGAAACATGCAAAGATGATTAAAATAGAACCGTACTTACATAAAGTTCTATGTGTATGTGAGGATTTTGCAAAAGGCTCCGCACAAGGCGCATCGAGGcaaataaattatttaaattatGTAGATTTCGTGCCACCTGATAGGACAAGGGAAAAAAGATAAAATGAGTACTAATAAAGTCAATCTCGCACTATATATAAAAAGTTGGGTTAAAGGTGTTTTTGCCCCTTGCCATTCCGAGTTCTGGTTTTCCCTTGTAAATTTTTTTGTGATTCCACCCTTGTAAATTTTTTTGTGATTCCACCCTTGTAATGTAAGACTTTTTAGTTTTACACCCTGACTGTACAAATTACATGATGTGGCTGGGAAAAAATACAGAACTCATTCCAAATGGCAGGGGGGCAAAAGTAGAATTGTCCAAATGGTAGGGGACAATACTATTACTTTTTTAGATTCTTTGTAAAGTCAGATGCCAATAGGGGGTAAAACTAAAAAGTCTTATATTACAAGGGTAGAGTCGCAAAATAAAAAGCTATAAAGAGGAAAACTGGGCGAAATGGCAGGGGGCAAACGCACCTTTAAGCCTTAAAAACTTAACCGAAATGATAATATACATAAACTTGCCAATACCTCATCAGCAACAAAGCGTGTAAAATAAGGAACTAAAGGATGGAGCCCTGAGTCAGTTGCCAAGGTGACCAGTGCTCTTCTGAAAGGAACGGACCCAGGCTTATTCAAAATCAGCTCTATTATTTTTTCGTAGTAAAGCTGTAGAGGAAACAAGGCGGCTCATTAATGCTGATCAGTAAACAAGAAACTACTTCAAGAATAATGCATCCCATATGATGTGTATACCTGAAGCTCTGTCGTTATTATATGTTTAACAGGTAATTTAACGTCAACAGGAAGCCCATCTTCTTTATATTCAGTTTTTCTTATCTCAGGGGTAGCTGCAAGTAATACACGGAAACAAAAATTTTAATAGttggaaaatcaaacttcccAATTGTGTGGAACAAAATAAAAAGGAGTTAAATCATGCGgatacaacaacaacaaccaagccTTATCCCACTAAGTGGGGTCGGCTACATGGATCAACTTCCGCCATAATGTTCTATATAGGACTATGCTTCTATACAAATCGTTAATCTCGAGATCTTTCTTAATAATTTTTCTTATAATTTTTCTAATTCTTCCTCTATCCTAAGGTGTTTGACTCCTCTCCATCTGATTTACTCTTCTTACCACAGAATCTATAGATCTTCTCTATACATACTCAAACCACCTAAGTCTATTTTCCACCATCTTTTCTACTATAGATACTACCCTGACACTCTCTAATCTCGAGATCTTTCATTTCAGATGACAAAATAAAATTCACGCTAAATATAATCTTCAATACTATAGCATGTAGGCTTAATAGGCAGAAATCAATAACGGTAATATAAACTAGGCAACGAGATTTCGCGAACCCAATAATATACTAAGTCGCACTTAAATCTAAATAATCACCTTCAGTTGGAGCGTTTTCAGGTATTGCAGGTTGCACGCCTTCAATAGCCAACCAATGACTAGTAATCGATGTATCAAGAGGTGCTTTTGGTAAAGGTTCTTCAATCAGCTATTAACATCAAGAAAAATCATGAGAAAAAAAAATACATATCAAGCAATTCTTCAACCACCTCAATTAACACAAAAAAAAAGTCCATAACTATAAGTACCTACAAAATTCTTACATCTTTAATATCCACATCCCTGTCATCAATGTAGAACAAACCATTATACCCGGGAGCTCTTTTGAACCGCAGATTATCATTAGAAGCGAAACCATATATCGGCTGAAACATACATAAACAATACAATCCAAGATAAAACTTAAACGGCAACAATTGCGACATCAACCATTACCGCGTAATTAAAACCCTAAATAAAAATCAATTTACCTCTAAATTTCTCAATGCGAGTGCACTATCAACATCCTCAGCAATGAGAAAAGTTCTCATGGAATGGCGCATACATTTAATAGACTCCTACAAGTAAAAttcaaaaatcaaaatcattgATGAAAAATTGAAAATTGGGGGAAATGGGGTTTAAGAAGAAGACTAGTTTACCTGAATGATTTCGCGAATGCGATATTCAAGATCGGGGGCAACGGCGAGGGAAACATCGGAAGATAAATTGGTGATGCCAATTGTTTGTGCAATTACTTCAATTGTTTCCTTTGGAATCGCGCTCATGATGCATTCAACTTTTTCAAGGAATTGATTCAAAGTGGTGTTGAACTAAGCTTTGATGAAGTGTTTTTCCGCGAATTAAGAATGAATATTTTATACTCTTGTAGTTGTGCAAttttgattgatcttgatacAAAAACTCATAATCGAGTTTAACTAATTTctttaaacaaaacaaaaaatcaATTTAAATCGATATAATTGAACTCGTTTTTCATAttaatttttggatatttaaatttatatattttaacttttttaattaataataattttagtatattaaatttaatattatagaatcaaatcaaatcaaataataaattatattcaaaattGAAAATTAACtaataataaattaatataatatatcatactaatattaaaaaaatattaaaatatatatacacaatttagtttgattatgaaaatttAATCTAAATTCAATCTAATCCTAAGATTCTACAAAATAGAATTCATTCCCATTTAATAATATTCTATTTATGCAGTTGTTTGGaatttttgaatttattttaaaTCGGCCTAGATTTGAATACCCTACGAAATATTATTGAATTTTTATCAATAAATTTTGTGTAATATTTATAAGAAATATAAGTCATCATTATGGTATTATGTTGTCTCTATTTATTAAATATATGTCTTTTGTATTGACAAAATTAAAAATATGTCAAATGCAAATTTAGGTTGACGAAGATAAAATGTTGAAATTGAAGTAACTTATATAAAAATAAATCGACAAAAGG containing:
- the LOC127084840 gene encoding transcription initiation factor TFIID subunit 6; protein product: MSAIPKETIEVIAQTIGITNLSSDVSLAVAPDLEYRIREIIQESIKCMRHSMRTFLIAEDVDSALALRNLEPIYGFASNDNLRFKRAPGYNGLFYIDDRDVDIKDLIEEPLPKAPLDTSITSHWLAIEGVQPAIPENAPTEATPEIRKTEYKEDGLPVDVKLPVKHIITTELQLYYEKIIELILNKPGSVPFRRALVTLATDSGLHPLVPYFTRFVADEVARNLHNLNNLFASMRLVRSLLQNPHIHIELYLHQLMPPIITCIVAKRLGNRLSDNHWELRDFSANLVALICKRFGHMYHNLQPRVTRTFLHTFLDPTKALPQHYGAIKGIAALGSRLVRLLIIPNLEPYLHLLVPEMQLEKQKNEIKRQEAWQVYGALLCAVGQNMHEKVKGISSLLSPPTRAALSGNGKAMIAVPGVTGVVVPMNSMSVDNTQGSTSGFPPMMGAPSSIGRQLSKENSSVLAQAWKDDIDAGQLLPPVFELFGESLLSFIPKPEASIFL